One Rhodothermus bifroesti DNA window includes the following coding sequences:
- a CDS encoding sodium:solute symporter has protein sequence MWTTFDFFVLFAYLLASVLLGLWAGRRQQSATDYFLGNRSLPWGAVCLSVVATETSTLTVIGIPAVAYGGNLSFWKLTLGYVLGRVLVSVLLLPRYYERALTTAYGYLGMRFGEGMRTAASLVFLGTRLLADGVRLFATAIPIKVIADQLGLATSYLEIILVVAGVTVLYTLIGGLRAVVWLDVMQLFVYLGGALATLIVLGLNAPDQWWSMAAQAGKTQLLVPGAEFSPLRWLTEPYVFVTAVIGGAVFSMASHGTDHLMVQRLLACRTLRDSQKALIGSGILVMGQFALFLLVGLLLWVHYGGASPQELGLSRTDEVFPHFIIEGLPPGISGLLLASILAAAMSTLSSSLNALASSTLFDLYERWRGRTMTEQQSLRVSRWLTLGWALVFVGFASLFESTQNPVVELGLSIASFTYGGLLGAFLLGRWNPKVSQRQAIVAFVASVGLMALIVLGVWLRPDGQVVLAWRPDPVRIAAEGLRSLAWPWYTLVGALLTLGLGSFPLLRHSFKH, from the coding sequence GTGTGGACCACGTTTGACTTTTTTGTGCTTTTCGCTTACTTGCTGGCCTCGGTGCTGTTGGGGTTGTGGGCTGGCAGGCGTCAGCAGAGTGCCACAGATTACTTCCTGGGCAATCGATCGTTGCCCTGGGGGGCGGTTTGTCTTTCCGTAGTGGCCACTGAGACGAGCACGCTTACAGTTATTGGCATTCCCGCTGTGGCCTACGGAGGCAATCTGAGCTTTTGGAAGTTAACGTTGGGATATGTGCTGGGGCGGGTGCTGGTTAGCGTTTTGCTTTTGCCGCGCTACTATGAGCGGGCGCTGACGACAGCTTACGGTTATCTCGGCATGCGCTTTGGCGAGGGCATGCGCACAGCAGCTTCGCTGGTGTTTCTGGGGACGCGACTTTTAGCCGATGGCGTGCGGTTGTTTGCCACTGCTATTCCGATCAAAGTAATTGCCGATCAGCTGGGTCTTGCGACTTCATATCTAGAGATTATTCTTGTCGTGGCAGGAGTGACGGTGCTTTACACGCTGATTGGTGGACTGCGGGCTGTGGTTTGGCTCGACGTTATGCAGCTTTTCGTATACTTAGGGGGTGCATTGGCCACGCTCATCGTGCTTGGGCTTAACGCGCCGGACCAGTGGTGGTCGATGGCGGCGCAGGCCGGAAAAACCCAGCTCCTTGTGCCTGGGGCCGAGTTTAGTCCGCTGCGTTGGCTGACCGAGCCCTATGTGTTTGTGACGGCTGTCATCGGGGGGGCAGTGTTTTCAATGGCTTCGCATGGCACAGACCATCTTATGGTGCAGCGTCTGCTGGCCTGTCGAACGCTGCGTGACAGCCAAAAGGCTCTTATTGGCAGCGGCATTCTTGTCATGGGACAGTTTGCGCTGTTTTTGCTGGTAGGTTTGCTGCTTTGGGTGCACTATGGAGGGGCGAGCCCCCAAGAGCTAGGGCTTTCACGTACTGACGAAGTTTTTCCCCACTTCATCATTGAAGGGCTGCCCCCGGGCATTTCTGGTCTGCTGCTGGCGTCTATTTTGGCTGCTGCGATGAGCACGCTCTCTTCGTCGCTGAACGCGCTGGCTTCGTCGACGCTGTTTGATCTCTACGAACGCTGGCGGGGGCGGACGATGACGGAGCAACAGTCGCTGCGTGTTTCACGATGGCTCACATTAGGCTGGGCGCTGGTTTTTGTCGGATTTGCCAGCCTGTTTGAAAGCACCCAAAATCCAGTCGTTGAGCTGGGACTTTCGATTGCATCGTTTACTTATGGGGGGCTTTTGGGGGCATTTCTGCTAGGACGGTGGAACCCGAAGGTCTCACAGAGGCAGGCGATCGTAGCTTTTGTAGCTTCAGTGGGACTGATGGCATTGATTGTGCTGGGGGTATGGCTCCGTCCGGATGGTCAGGTGGTCCTAGCTTGGAGACCAGATCCAGTCCGTATTGCTGCCGAAGGTTTGCGTAGCCTGGCTTGGCCTTGGTATACCCTTGTGGGCGCACTGCTCACGTTAGGTCTTGGATCCTTCCCGTTACTGCGGCATAGCTTCAAGCATTAG
- a CDS encoding HD family phosphohydrolase, which translates to MRTPVQHLAWGREAEARSERRREWMIKAAIWLSLIFLTMIAFPRKEVYQFTVQVGEVWQHNDLEAPFDFALYKDAAQLANERRQVMLQTPPYFREVPDALARMQMNRDSVRHQLERIFTAYVRYHRNMAQGRLEIAQADSLRYLELRRNARVKLTPEQWRLLSEDYLAHALGNAPSRRSPLYAQLLQEAWAFGVQVLQLGLIDVPRDSVLTEELIVRSEAERSERIVPVSRVFGLDEAYAAAREHFARQFEGRAELINTAVAFFRAILVPSYVYLRAETLHAWQERQARISPTYGLVKAGEVIVQRGQVITEDIKRKLTSLERAQQERGGAVLLWKRVLGQLLLTLATYLFFFLYLFLLRRPIFDNNAQVLLIALIFAAILGLYAIAVRLPTLAMYAVPVAIASVLLTVIFDSRVALFGTITLAFIGGHLLSYNFEFVFATVFAGTLGIFSVRDIKNRGQFFLSAGMVFLGYLVVLGASALWHPAASGRFLSDLLLVGLNAILLLLAYPLLWVFERAFDITTDLTLLELSDTNRPLLKELSLRAPGTFNHSLQVANLAEAAAAAIGANALLVRVGALYHDIGKMVKPEYFVENQRPGMNPHANLKPRMSALIIASHVKEGLEIGRQYGLPRRVLDFIPMHHGTSRIEYFYRKAIEQTGDPNLPDTEFRYPGPKPNSKETAILMLADSVEAASRTIEEPTHKRLEALIEQIVQARIEDGQLDDTDLTFQDLRQIKQTFLQMLLAIYHIRIKYPGDEAESLEPDAEALRTSSASRGA; encoded by the coding sequence ATGCGGACGCCTGTGCAGCATTTAGCGTGGGGGCGAGAAGCAGAAGCTCGGAGCGAGCGACGGCGAGAGTGGATGATTAAGGCGGCCATTTGGCTGAGCTTAATCTTCCTGACAATGATTGCCTTCCCGCGCAAGGAGGTCTATCAGTTCACTGTACAAGTTGGAGAAGTCTGGCAGCATAATGACCTGGAAGCTCCCTTCGACTTTGCGCTTTATAAAGATGCTGCTCAGCTGGCCAACGAGCGGCGGCAGGTGATGCTGCAGACCCCGCCTTATTTTCGTGAGGTGCCTGATGCCCTTGCGCGCATGCAAATGAACCGGGATTCGGTGCGGCACCAACTTGAGCGCATTTTTACCGCTTATGTGCGCTACCATCGAAATATGGCCCAAGGGCGTTTGGAAATAGCCCAGGCCGATTCGCTGCGCTATCTGGAGCTGCGTCGCAATGCCCGCGTTAAGCTAACGCCCGAGCAATGGCGTTTATTGAGTGAAGATTATCTGGCCCATGCCTTGGGTAATGCCCCATCACGGCGATCACCATTGTATGCTCAGCTTCTTCAGGAAGCTTGGGCGTTTGGCGTGCAAGTGCTGCAGCTGGGCCTTATAGATGTACCCAGGGACAGCGTTTTGACCGAAGAACTTATCGTACGCAGCGAAGCCGAGCGCAGCGAACGCATTGTTCCGGTTAGTCGCGTTTTTGGACTTGATGAAGCCTATGCTGCCGCACGTGAGCACTTTGCGCGGCAGTTTGAAGGCCGTGCAGAGCTGATCAACACGGCTGTAGCCTTTTTCCGGGCCATTTTGGTGCCTTCTTATGTGTATCTTCGCGCCGAAACATTGCATGCCTGGCAGGAGCGGCAGGCCCGCATTTCACCCACGTATGGGTTGGTTAAAGCCGGCGAGGTTATTGTGCAGCGCGGGCAAGTGATTACCGAAGACATCAAGCGCAAATTGACTTCACTGGAGCGGGCGCAGCAAGAACGAGGAGGGGCTGTTTTACTTTGGAAACGGGTACTTGGGCAATTGCTCCTTACGCTGGCGACCTATCTGTTTTTCTTTCTTTACTTGTTTTTGCTTCGCCGGCCGATTTTTGACAACAATGCGCAGGTTTTGCTGATTGCACTCATTTTTGCGGCCATTTTGGGACTTTATGCCATTGCCGTGCGGCTACCCACTTTGGCCATGTATGCAGTGCCGGTAGCGATTGCTTCGGTGCTTCTTACGGTGATCTTTGACTCTCGGGTGGCTTTGTTTGGGACGATCACGCTAGCTTTTATTGGGGGCCACTTGTTGAGTTACAATTTTGAGTTTGTGTTTGCTACAGTGTTTGCGGGTACGCTGGGCATTTTTAGCGTGCGCGACATTAAAAACCGCGGGCAGTTTTTCTTGAGTGCAGGCATGGTGTTTTTGGGATACTTGGTTGTCTTGGGGGCTTCGGCGCTTTGGCATCCGGCTGCCAGCGGACGGTTTTTGTCGGATCTTCTGCTGGTGGGACTCAACGCGATACTGCTGCTGCTGGCGTATCCTTTGCTGTGGGTGTTTGAACGGGCTTTTGATATTACCACAGACCTAACGCTGCTGGAGCTGTCCGATACCAACCGCCCGCTGCTGAAAGAGCTCAGCTTACGTGCACCGGGTACCTTCAACCATTCACTTCAGGTAGCTAACCTGGCCGAAGCTGCCGCAGCAGCTATCGGGGCCAATGCGCTTTTGGTTCGTGTAGGAGCGCTTTACCACGACATCGGCAAAATGGTCAAGCCCGAGTATTTTGTGGAAAATCAGCGGCCTGGCATGAATCCGCACGCGAACCTCAAGCCGCGGATGAGTGCGCTCATCATTGCTAGCCATGTCAAGGAAGGTCTAGAAATTGGCCGGCAATACGGGTTGCCACGACGCGTGTTGGATTTTATTCCTATGCACCACGGCACGTCGCGCATTGAGTATTTTTATCGAAAGGCCATAGAGCAAACAGGTGATCCTAATCTGCCCGACACCGAGTTTCGCTATCCTGGCCCAAAGCCGAACTCTAAGGAGACGGCCATTTTAATGCTGGCCGATTCGGTCGAGGCAGCCAGTCGCACGATTGAAGAGCCTACCCATAAGCGCTTGGAGGCACTCATTGAGCAAATCGTGCAGGCGCGCATCGAAGATGGGCAGCTGGACGACACAGACTTAACGTTCCAGGATTTGCGTCAAATTAAGCAGACGTTTTTACAAATGCTCTTGGCCATTTACCATATTCGCATTAAGTATCCGGGAGACGAAGCCGAAAGCTTAGAGCCCGATGCGGAAGCACTACGCACCTCGTCTGCTTCCCGAGGGGCTTGA
- a CDS encoding GntR family transcriptional regulator, whose translation MFTLDRDTHRPVHEQLAAQLRYHIASGRLRPGETLPSTRQLAQQLGVSFHTVRRAYQLLEQQGLLRGHAGRHYTVETYTPLTREARLEQGAALLQDTLRRLISLGLSAEEMDYLFQEQLALLEEEKASPTPKVLCLAPTQELAQQLAARLETHFPDLIEPVTPAELSHHPDADIVLARHAELHRHRHQLPQAEWIGLTAYLEPQALERIASMLPRETLGLVTRQSDTLPHLITELRVTTGFGGQLLAVALETDNRHLKPLLEQADVLAATPQGRRRFSPPPNRSLVLLDYQISPETLEALRERLFVS comes from the coding sequence ATGTTTACGCTTGATCGCGACACCCATCGGCCGGTACATGAGCAGTTAGCAGCACAACTCCGCTACCACATTGCTAGCGGCCGGCTACGTCCCGGAGAAACCCTTCCCTCCACGCGGCAACTGGCCCAGCAGCTAGGCGTTTCGTTTCACACTGTACGACGGGCCTATCAGCTTCTGGAACAGCAAGGACTGCTTCGAGGCCATGCCGGCCGGCACTACACTGTAGAAACCTACACGCCACTTACGCGAGAAGCGCGCCTGGAGCAAGGGGCAGCATTACTGCAAGACACGCTGCGCCGACTGATCAGTCTGGGCCTTAGCGCTGAAGAAATGGACTACCTTTTTCAAGAGCAATTGGCCTTGCTTGAAGAAGAAAAAGCCTCCCCTACCCCTAAAGTGCTGTGCCTAGCGCCGACACAAGAATTGGCCCAGCAGCTTGCCGCCCGGCTTGAGACGCATTTTCCTGATCTTATCGAACCGGTTACCCCTGCCGAACTGTCACACCACCCCGATGCCGATATTGTACTGGCACGACATGCTGAGCTGCACCGACACCGCCATCAGCTCCCGCAGGCAGAGTGGATTGGCCTGACGGCCTATCTGGAGCCTCAAGCACTCGAGCGCATTGCCAGCATGCTCCCCCGCGAAACATTAGGACTCGTTACCCGCCAGTCAGACACCTTACCCCATCTCATCACCGAGTTGCGCGTAACGACAGGGTTTGGAGGACAACTGCTGGCTGTAGCCCTCGAGACCGATAACCGTCACCTCAAGCCACTGCTGGAACAAGCAGATGTGCTTGCGGCTACCCCGCAAGGACGGCGGCGCTTTTCCCCGCCACCAAACCGCTCCCTGGTGCTACTCGACTATCAGATCAGCCCAGAAACCCTTGAAGCCCTGCGCGAGCGTCTTTTTGTGAGCTGA
- the pruA gene encoding L-glutamate gamma-semialdehyde dehydrogenase, producing MHNAIFFPPTPTNEPVRSYAPGTPERVSLQKRLQELKHTPVEIKPIIGGRELATTRTETLHPPHELAHTLGTVHLGGPEEAQQAIEAALKARQDWARMPWTERAAIFLKAAELLSGPWRDTLNAATMLGQSKNVHQAEIDAACELADFFRFNVYFMARIYQDQPLNASGVWNRMEYRPLEGFVFAVTPFNFTSIQGNLPTAPALMGNTVVWKPATTAVYSAYFLYKLLEAAGLPPGVINMVPGHGPDVGDTVFASPHLAGLHFTGSTDTFRRMWRTIGQNIDRYHTYPRIVGETGGKDFIVAHASADPEAVATAIVRGSFEYQGQKCSAASRVYLPQSLWPRIRSALLDQLSEVKMGTVEDFTNFINAVIDKKAFDKIVSYIEEAKQNPNVKVLFGGRYTDAEGYFIEPTVLEVADPKHRTMCEEIFGPVVSVYVYPDARFEETLELVNTTSPYALTGSIFAQDRQAILLATERLTDAAGNFYINDKPTGAIVAQQPFGGARASGTNDKAGSYLNLLRWVSPRAIKETFVPPRHFKYPYLAPDAPVEPEWQATTADKEKCL from the coding sequence ATGCATAACGCCATCTTTTTTCCTCCCACACCTACGAACGAGCCGGTACGTAGCTACGCCCCTGGTACACCAGAGCGCGTCTCCCTCCAGAAGCGCTTACAGGAACTCAAACACACCCCCGTCGAAATCAAACCAATTATTGGCGGACGCGAACTTGCCACTACACGCACTGAAACACTCCACCCTCCGCATGAACTAGCCCATACGCTAGGCACCGTTCACCTCGGCGGCCCTGAAGAAGCCCAACAAGCAATTGAAGCGGCGCTCAAGGCGCGCCAAGACTGGGCTCGCATGCCCTGGACAGAACGCGCGGCCATCTTCCTTAAAGCCGCAGAACTGCTCTCCGGACCCTGGCGCGACACGCTCAATGCGGCCACGATGCTGGGCCAAAGTAAAAACGTACACCAGGCCGAAATCGATGCGGCCTGCGAACTGGCCGACTTTTTCCGGTTCAACGTCTACTTTATGGCCCGCATTTATCAGGACCAGCCCCTCAACGCATCGGGCGTCTGGAATCGCATGGAATACCGACCGCTCGAAGGCTTTGTCTTTGCCGTAACGCCATTCAACTTTACCTCCATACAGGGCAACTTGCCTACCGCCCCCGCACTGATGGGCAACACCGTGGTTTGGAAACCTGCCACCACAGCTGTCTACTCCGCGTACTTCCTGTATAAACTCCTCGAAGCCGCCGGACTCCCCCCTGGGGTGATCAACATGGTGCCTGGCCATGGACCTGACGTAGGCGACACGGTCTTTGCTTCGCCCCACCTAGCCGGCTTGCACTTTACCGGCTCCACAGATACCTTCCGCCGCATGTGGCGCACGATCGGACAAAACATCGATCGTTACCATACCTATCCCCGCATTGTAGGCGAGACCGGAGGGAAAGATTTCATTGTAGCCCACGCTTCTGCCGATCCCGAGGCTGTGGCTACGGCTATTGTCCGCGGCAGCTTTGAATATCAAGGGCAAAAATGCTCTGCAGCTTCGCGCGTCTACCTACCTCAGTCGCTCTGGCCACGCATCCGCAGTGCGCTTCTGGACCAGCTTAGCGAGGTCAAAATGGGCACCGTCGAGGACTTTACCAACTTTATCAATGCGGTCATTGACAAAAAAGCCTTTGACAAGATCGTCAGTTACATCGAGGAAGCCAAGCAAAATCCTAACGTCAAAGTGCTCTTTGGCGGCAGATATACTGATGCCGAGGGCTACTTCATTGAGCCTACGGTGCTTGAGGTGGCCGATCCCAAACACCGTACCATGTGCGAGGAAATTTTTGGGCCAGTCGTGTCGGTCTATGTTTACCCCGATGCCCGCTTCGAAGAAACCTTGGAGCTCGTCAACACCACCTCGCCCTATGCCCTAACGGGATCCATCTTTGCCCAAGATCGCCAAGCCATCTTGCTGGCCACCGAACGCCTAACCGATGCTGCAGGAAACTTCTACATCAACGACAAACCCACAGGAGCTATCGTAGCCCAACAGCCTTTTGGCGGCGCACGCGCCTCGGGCACCAACGATAAAGCCGGCTCTTATCTAAACCTCCTCCGCTGGGTCTCGCCACGCGCCATTAAGGAGACCTTTGTTCCCCCACGCCACTTTAAGTACCCCTACTTAGCGCCTGACGCCCCCGTTGAGCCAGAATGGCAGGCGACCACCGCCGACAAGGAAAAATGCCTATAG
- a CDS encoding adenylate kinase, with protein sequence MRIVFLGPPGAGKGTQAQRLAEAYGAHHISTGELIRAAMASKSPLGEKARPYIEEGLLVPDDLACELAEAALAEHGYDRFILDGFPRTLAQAAWLDARLQHLHKPLQVVLNLVVPDDAIVERLSRRRVHKLTGENYHLDYNPPPPDIDPALIVQRPDDHPEAIRHRLEVYRATHEPLEQYYQRQGLLVEVNGLGSMEEVFERLVTALKQQGILHA encoded by the coding sequence ATGCGTATCGTATTTTTGGGACCGCCTGGCGCAGGCAAAGGCACGCAGGCGCAGCGACTGGCAGAAGCCTACGGTGCGCATCATATTTCCACGGGTGAACTTATCCGGGCGGCTATGGCCTCCAAAAGCCCCTTAGGGGAAAAAGCGCGCCCGTATATTGAAGAAGGGCTCTTGGTGCCTGATGACCTAGCTTGTGAACTGGCTGAAGCCGCGCTGGCTGAACATGGATATGATCGGTTTATCTTGGACGGCTTCCCACGCACGCTGGCTCAGGCTGCGTGGTTGGATGCACGTTTGCAACACCTGCACAAGCCCTTGCAAGTGGTGCTGAATCTGGTGGTGCCCGACGATGCCATTGTAGAGCGGCTTTCAAGGCGCCGCGTACACAAGCTCACTGGAGAAAATTATCATTTGGACTACAATCCGCCGCCACCGGACATTGACCCTGCGCTTATTGTGCAGCGGCCCGATGATCATCCAGAAGCTATTCGACACCGGCTTGAGGTCTATCGTGCAACCCATGAGCCCCTGGAGCAATACTACCAAAGGCAGGGTTTGCTGGTTGAGGTTAACGGGTTGGGGAGTATGGAAGAAGTATTTGAACGGCTAGTCACTGCCTTGAAGCAGCAAGGGATTTTGCATGCGTAA
- a CDS encoding polyprenyl synthetase family protein: MRKECMEQARRAVSTHVAELRQMVEAALPQLVDELREPAELYAPVRYVLSSSGKRMRPVLLMLAAELYGRPAATVLPAALAVEVFHAFTLVHDDIMDHAAARRGRPTVHVRWDEATALLCGDYLMGLSYALLGQLEGAPLSRVLALYHRMVERLCEGQALDKAFETRSHISVAEYLQMVDGKTSALLELCLQLGGLLGGASANDLATLEQLGRNLGRAFQIQDDLLDLTATSDQWGKPIGADLLEGKKTFPLLAALEQAEAAEQAWFYERLQRRFRPEEIPEARQRLERLGGLEAARRAVAAYLDEARAALAQLPNGLAAEALAWVLEVLEQRSH, encoded by the coding sequence ATGCGTAAGGAGTGCATGGAACAGGCCCGTCGTGCAGTGAGCACTCATGTGGCTGAACTACGCCAGATGGTAGAAGCGGCTTTGCCGCAACTGGTGGACGAGCTGCGGGAGCCAGCTGAGCTGTATGCCCCAGTGCGTTATGTACTTTCTAGTAGCGGGAAACGCATGCGTCCGGTCCTGCTCATGCTGGCAGCCGAACTCTACGGTCGACCAGCCGCAACCGTGCTGCCGGCTGCTCTGGCTGTAGAAGTGTTCCATGCGTTTACCCTGGTGCATGACGACATTATGGATCATGCTGCAGCGCGCCGCGGCCGGCCCACCGTCCATGTGCGTTGGGATGAAGCCACGGCGCTTTTGTGTGGCGACTACCTCATGGGACTTTCCTACGCCTTACTGGGCCAGCTAGAGGGAGCTCCGCTGAGCCGTGTGCTCGCCTTGTATCACCGCATGGTGGAACGTCTTTGCGAAGGGCAGGCGCTCGATAAAGCCTTTGAGACGCGCTCGCACATCTCGGTAGCAGAGTACCTGCAAATGGTCGATGGTAAAACAAGTGCTTTGCTTGAGCTGTGCTTGCAGCTTGGAGGGCTGCTTGGGGGCGCATCGGCCAACGATTTAGCTACGCTTGAGCAATTAGGGCGCAACTTAGGACGGGCTTTCCAAATTCAAGATGACTTGTTGGATCTAACCGCAACTTCGGACCAGTGGGGTAAACCTATTGGGGCAGATCTGCTGGAAGGCAAAAAAACGTTCCCATTGCTGGCTGCGCTGGAACAAGCTGAAGCAGCGGAGCAGGCGTGGTTTTATGAGCGCTTGCAGCGTCGCTTCCGGCCTGAGGAAATCCCAGAAGCGCGTCAGCGCTTGGAACGCTTAGGAGGGTTGGAAGCTGCCCGACGTGCGGTTGCTGCCTACTTGGACGAAGCCCGGGCTGCACTGGCACAGTTGCCTAATGGCCTAGCTGCCGAAGCGTTGGCCTGGGTTTTGGAGGTGCTGGAACAGCGAAGTCATTGA
- a CDS encoding HPr family phosphocarrier protein, with protein MIVREVTVKNRAGLHTRPASMIVRTASRFKSDFYIEKDGYEINGKSIIGVMTLAAEQGARLKLIFEGEDEQEAAEAIVSLFEQGFGEVE; from the coding sequence ATGATCGTACGTGAAGTGACCGTTAAAAATAGGGCTGGTCTGCATACGCGTCCCGCGTCGATGATTGTGCGCACCGCATCGCGGTTTAAATCGGATTTTTACATTGAGAAAGATGGCTATGAAATCAATGGCAAAAGTATCATTGGCGTAATGACCTTGGCTGCAGAACAAGGTGCCCGGCTAAAGCTTATCTTTGAAGGGGAAGACGAGCAGGAAGCAGCCGAGGCAATTGTCTCCCTGTTTGAGCAGGGGTTTGGCGAAGTTGAATAG
- the ptsP gene encoding phosphoenolpyruvate--protein phosphotransferase, with translation MEPQLSTASEEPQERVFQGIPAAPGIAIGPAYLFNKETVVVEARPLAAEEVEVELERFEQAVQRAERDLDKISSVAREKLGEESASVFEAQRLMLRDPSVYDQIRAFIAAQRCNADYAVAHVLDQHLKRLEASSSDYLRERVADLIDVKERLIRHLRREKLLSAVDPEHIIVAENLSAADVVLFSRRGILGCATDHGGPTSHVSIMARALGVPAVVSLHGLSDAIQTGDLVILDGLQGRVIVNPKPATLAQYQTRQERYRRLLQDQQYLVPLPAETLDGHRFTLRANLELVEELDLLQKYGAEGIGLFRTEVLFLMRGPLNVSEDYQLHLYRQIVERVKPAPTTFRLLDLGGDKMLPVAHREHNPFLGWRGLRVLLDKAELLLPQLRALLRASAYGPVRLLVPMVTTLDEFRQFLDVLHAVKAELRAQGEVFDESVPVGIMVEVPAVALMADLFAEEVDFFSIGTNDLTQYTLAVDRGNDLVARRYEALHPAVLRLIKGTIDAGHRHGIPVSLCGELAGDPQATPILAGLGLDEFSAAPPYLPEVKRVIRAMQLSEAQALASQALQARTAGEVVALVNTWLREHGCGLLQHVQADEALANGDA, from the coding sequence ATGGAACCACAGCTGAGCACAGCATCTGAAGAACCACAAGAACGTGTTTTTCAGGGCATTCCGGCTGCCCCTGGCATTGCCATTGGGCCTGCGTATCTTTTCAATAAAGAGACGGTTGTGGTTGAGGCCCGTCCGCTTGCAGCGGAAGAAGTTGAGGTAGAACTTGAGCGCTTTGAACAAGCAGTTCAGCGTGCCGAGCGCGATCTGGATAAAATCAGTTCTGTGGCCCGAGAAAAACTGGGTGAAGAAAGTGCCTCGGTGTTTGAGGCGCAACGCCTCATGTTACGTGATCCGTCTGTATATGACCAAATTCGCGCGTTTATCGCAGCGCAGCGCTGCAATGCTGACTATGCTGTGGCCCATGTGCTTGATCAACACCTGAAGCGTCTTGAAGCTAGCAGCAGTGATTACCTACGTGAGCGCGTGGCCGACTTGATCGACGTTAAGGAGCGGCTGATTCGACATTTGCGCCGTGAAAAACTGCTCTCAGCGGTCGACCCCGAGCATATCATCGTAGCCGAAAATCTATCTGCTGCTGACGTTGTGCTTTTTAGCCGGCGTGGCATTCTAGGGTGCGCAACCGATCATGGAGGGCCTACGTCCCATGTGTCTATCATGGCGCGTGCCTTGGGTGTGCCTGCTGTGGTCAGCCTGCACGGTCTGTCGGACGCGATTCAGACCGGCGATTTGGTGATTCTGGATGGCCTTCAGGGGCGTGTAATTGTTAACCCCAAGCCAGCTACCTTGGCCCAGTATCAGACGCGTCAAGAACGCTATCGCCGGTTGCTTCAGGATCAGCAGTACCTGGTTCCCTTGCCTGCTGAGACGCTCGATGGACATCGCTTTACGCTGCGGGCTAATTTGGAGCTGGTCGAAGAACTAGATTTGCTGCAAAAATATGGCGCAGAAGGCATCGGTCTGTTCCGCACCGAGGTGCTGTTTCTCATGCGCGGCCCGCTGAACGTCTCTGAAGACTACCAGCTGCACCTGTATCGCCAGATTGTAGAGCGCGTTAAACCCGCGCCAACCACATTTCGACTGCTGGATCTTGGGGGCGACAAGATGCTACCGGTTGCCCATCGCGAGCATAACCCGTTTTTGGGTTGGCGTGGATTGCGCGTGCTGTTGGACAAGGCCGAGCTGCTTTTACCTCAGCTACGCGCCTTGTTGCGGGCCAGCGCCTACGGTCCTGTGCGGCTACTGGTACCTATGGTGACGACGTTGGATGAATTTCGTCAGTTTCTGGATGTGCTCCATGCAGTAAAGGCTGAACTGAGAGCTCAAGGTGAAGTTTTTGACGAAAGTGTTCCGGTGGGAATCATGGTGGAAGTGCCGGCTGTGGCTCTTATGGCCGATCTGTTTGCTGAAGAGGTGGACTTCTTTTCCATTGGTACCAATGACCTGACGCAGTATACGCTGGCTGTTGATCGCGGGAACGACCTGGTGGCACGTCGCTATGAGGCACTGCATCCAGCTGTACTCCGGCTAATTAAGGGAACCATCGATGCAGGTCATCGGCACGGCATTCCGGTAAGTCTATGTGGTGAGCTGGCCGGAGATCCGCAAGCTACGCCAATTCTGGCCGGGCTAGGACTGGATGAGTTTAGCGCAGCACCGCCTTACTTGCCGGAGGTTAAGCGTGTTATTCGTGCGATGCAGCTGAGCGAGGCGCAGGCCTTAGCTTCCCAAGCCCTTCAGGCACGAACGGCTGGAGAGGTTGTGGCACTGGTCAACACCTGGCTCCGCGAGCACGGGTGTGGTCTGCTACAGCATGTGCAGGCCGATGAAGCCCTGGCCAATGGGGATGCTTAA